A window of Rhododendron vialii isolate Sample 1 chromosome 13a, ASM3025357v1 contains these coding sequences:
- the LOC131314962 gene encoding vacuolar protein sorting-associated protein 24 homolog 1-like: MEKMMNMLMPKANSQQQLRDWQRRLRQESRNIERQIRDIQREEKSVQKAIREAAKRNDMGSAKALAKEIVMSRRCVNRLYENKAQLNSISMHLGESVAIARTVGHLSKSAEVMKLVNNLMKAPEVAITMQEFSKEMMKAGIIEETVNEAVDSALDSEDIEEEIEEEVEKVLTALAGETAAQLPEAVRKEKLKQPARVAGAEVEDEAIAEGADDEEELEEIRARLARVRS; the protein is encoded by the exons atggagaaaatgatgAATATGTTGATGCCGAAAGCAAACTCGCAACAACAGTTGAGGGACTGGCAGCGACGTCTCCGCCAAGAGTCTCGCAACATTGAACGCCAAATTCGAG atatacagagagaagagaagagtgTACAGAAAGCAATTAGGGAAGCTGCCAAGCGAAACGACATGGGCTCTGCCAAG GCACTTGCTAAGGAGATTGTGATGTCTAGACGATGTGTGAACCGTCTTTACGAAAACAAGGCGCAACTAAATTCAATATCAATGCACCTTGGGGAGAGTGTTG CAATTGCCCGCACGGTGGGGCATTTATCCAAGAGTGCTGAGGTCATGAAGCTTGTCAATAACCTCATGAAGGCTCCAGAAGTTGCTATCACAATGCAAGAGTTCAGTAAGGAAATGATGAAG GCGGGGATAATTGAGGAGACTGTAAATGAAGCCGTTGACTCAGCGTTAGATTCAGAAGATATAGAAGAGGAGATtgaagaagaagttgagaaGGTCTTGACTGCACTTGCTGGTGAGACTGCAGCTCAGCTTCCTGAAGCAGTCAGGAAGGAGAAACTAAAGCAACCAGCCAGAGTTGCAGGAGCTGAGGTGGAG GATGAGGCGATAGCTGAGGGTGCTGACGATGAAGAAGAACTTGAAGAAATACGGGCGCGACTTGCCAGAGTTAGGTCATAG